A region from the Desulfomarina profundi genome encodes:
- the rbfA gene encoding 30S ribosome-binding factor RbfA: protein MTNWDPKQTLDSIGLGRRPERKRSARVADAIRVELATLLVSKVRDPKLQGVTISRVEVTDDLSIARIFFTVIDHEINRKGIRLAEKGLRRANGFMRTHIARTLNLRFTPALQFRYDDTAEKVEELESIFQEIADERKVRDSS from the coding sequence GTGACCAACTGGGATCCTAAACAGACACTAGATTCCATCGGACTTGGCAGAAGACCGGAAAGAAAACGTTCGGCAAGGGTTGCGGATGCGATCCGAGTTGAGCTGGCTACTCTTCTGGTAAGCAAGGTAAGAGATCCAAAACTGCAGGGAGTAACCATTTCCCGGGTTGAGGTTACCGATGATTTGAGTATTGCCAGAATATTTTTCACTGTTATTGATCATGAAATAAACAGAAAAGGTATCAGACTCGCCGAAAAAGGACTGCGACGCGCCAACGGGTTCATGAGAACTCATATTGCCAGAACGCTGAACCTGCGGTTTACCCCTGCCCTGCAGTTTCGATATGATGACACGGCGGAAAAGGTTGAGGAGCTGGAATCCATATTTCAGGAAATAGCTGATGAAAGAAAAGTTCGTGACAGTTCCTGA
- the infB gene encoding translation initiation factor IF-2, translated as MATINQSVDVETAIILAADFGYDIEQGITEEIGIQMLNESESGGEKEPRSPVVTVMGHVDHGKTSILDAIRKTDVAEGEAGGITQHIGAYHVRSNYGDVTFVDTPGHAAFTEMRSRGAQVTDIVILVVAADDGVMDQTREAISHSQAAGVPIIVAVNKIDKDNADIDRVKRELAELDLSPEDWGGDTMYCETSAKKNIGIDELMELIQLQAEMLELKADRKRKARGRVVEAQLHKGRGPVATVLVQDGTLRTGDHFVVGQFSGKVRAMLDFKGQKIEEAGPSIPVEVQGISGVPSAGDEFIVVTDEKMARSVSQKRALKARESELGANTKISLDKLFEQMQEGEVQELRVVLRSDVQGTLEAFAKAAEELSTDEIKVKVLHEGTGTITESDILLASASDAVIIGFNVRPSVKVKELAQKESVDVRSYDVIYHALDDIKKAMVGMLEPTFKEDIIGLAEVRETFHVPKVGTIAGCAVVDGKIQRNAGVRVLREGVVIYTGKIESLRRFKDDVKEVVSGYECGIGVEKFNDIKVGDNLEAYVMTEVEATL; from the coding sequence ATGGCGACCATCAACCAGTCCGTGGATGTGGAAACCGCAATCATCCTGGCGGCTGATTTCGGATATGATATTGAGCAGGGTATTACTGAAGAAATCGGGATCCAGATGTTGAATGAATCTGAATCCGGCGGTGAGAAGGAGCCTCGTTCCCCTGTTGTCACTGTCATGGGCCATGTTGATCACGGTAAAACATCGATTCTGGATGCCATCAGAAAAACAGATGTGGCTGAAGGTGAGGCGGGTGGAATCACCCAGCATATCGGTGCATACCACGTGCGATCAAATTATGGTGACGTGACCTTTGTTGATACACCGGGCCATGCGGCTTTCACGGAAATGCGTTCCCGTGGCGCTCAGGTGACTGATATTGTCATCCTGGTAGTGGCGGCGGATGATGGTGTTATGGATCAGACCCGTGAAGCAATCAGTCACTCTCAGGCAGCAGGTGTTCCGATTATTGTGGCTGTGAACAAGATAGACAAGGACAATGCAGATATCGACAGGGTCAAGCGTGAACTTGCCGAACTGGACCTTTCCCCTGAGGATTGGGGGGGAGATACCATGTACTGTGAAACATCAGCCAAGAAGAATATCGGTATAGATGAGCTGATGGAACTGATCCAGTTACAGGCTGAGATGCTTGAACTGAAAGCGGATAGAAAGCGCAAGGCACGGGGACGTGTTGTCGAAGCACAATTACATAAGGGACGGGGACCTGTTGCCACTGTTCTTGTCCAGGACGGCACCCTGCGTACTGGAGACCATTTTGTTGTAGGTCAGTTCAGTGGAAAAGTTCGGGCCATGCTTGACTTTAAAGGCCAGAAAATTGAGGAGGCAGGTCCTTCGATTCCGGTTGAAGTTCAGGGTATTTCCGGGGTTCCAAGTGCCGGAGACGAATTTATAGTGGTCACGGATGAAAAAATGGCCAGAAGCGTGTCCCAGAAGAGAGCGTTGAAGGCAAGAGAATCGGAGCTTGGCGCGAACACTAAAATTTCCCTCGATAAACTGTTTGAGCAGATGCAGGAAGGTGAAGTGCAGGAACTTCGTGTTGTTCTCAGATCGGATGTTCAGGGTACCCTGGAGGCTTTCGCCAAGGCGGCGGAAGAGCTTTCCACTGATGAAATCAAAGTTAAGGTGCTCCATGAAGGAACAGGGACAATCACTGAATCGGATATCCTGCTTGCTTCAGCCTCGGACGCCGTTATCATCGGTTTTAATGTGAGACCGAGTGTCAAGGTGAAGGAACTTGCCCAGAAGGAATCGGTTGATGTCCGTTCTTATGATGTTATTTACCACGCTTTAGATGACATCAAGAAAGCCATGGTAGGTATGCTTGAGCCGACTTTTAAAGAGGATATCATCGGGCTTGCCGAAGTGCGTGAAACCTTTCATGTGCCCAAGGTTGGAACCATTGCAGGGTGTGCTGTAGTGGACGGAAAGATACAGAGAAATGCGGGTGTGCGTGTCCTGCGGGAGGGAGTGGTTATCTACACCGGTAAGATTGAATCCCTGAGGCGGTTCAAGGATGATGTAAAGGAAGTTGTCTCCGGGTACGAATGTGGCATTGGGGTTGAGAAATTCAATGATATCAAGGTTGGTGATAATCTTGAAGCGTATGTTATGACCGAAGTTGAGGCAACTCTGTAA
- the pnp gene encoding polyribonucleotide nucleotidyltransferase, with the protein MFNKVEAELGGKTISIETGKIAKQASGAVVVQSGETVVLVTVVGAKENKPEAGFMPLTIEYQEKLASVGRIPGNYFRREIGRPSDNEVLTCRIIDRPLRPLFPKGYSAETQVIATVLSADQEHLADVLALTGASCALTISDVPFDGPVAGGRIGMVDGQYILNPTVSELKKSSMDIVVACTREAIVMVEGKADELSEDEVLAAIFYGFDELQPLIDLQEELQKAVGKPKREIETPVVDEELMAKVREIAAAGMEKVFNTADKMERGQVYDDLKSMVLAELDTDGENGHGISEMLSAYKKEYMRDKIVNSEIRIGGRKFNEIRDIACEAEYLPRAHGSALFTRGETQALVTTTLGSERDKQRVETLHGEETRRFMLHYNFPPFCVGEARFLRGPSRRDIGHGTLATRGLEAVLPAEEDFPYSIRVVSEILESNGSSSMATVCGGSMAMMDAGVPIKRPVSGIAMGLIKEDEKIAILSDILGDEDHLGDMDFKVVGTTDGVTALQMDIKIDGVDREIMSKALEQAKEGRIHILSEMEKGIAKARDEVVDHAPKYIVHKISQDKIRDIIGPGGKIIKELSSEFDAKIEVDDSGLVKMFALNGALADALVEKVKAITAEAEVGGVYKGTVKTIKDFGAFVEILPGTDGLVHISELAHKRVNKVSDVVSEGDVIEVKVLDVDNRGRIRLSRKALLEKNAD; encoded by the coding sequence ATGTTTAACAAAGTAGAAGCGGAACTCGGTGGAAAAACAATATCCATCGAAACAGGCAAAATTGCCAAACAGGCGTCCGGAGCAGTGGTTGTTCAGTCCGGAGAGACTGTTGTTCTCGTGACAGTTGTCGGGGCAAAAGAAAATAAACCTGAAGCCGGTTTTATGCCTTTGACAATTGAGTATCAGGAAAAACTCGCATCGGTCGGGCGGATACCCGGCAATTATTTTCGAAGAGAAATCGGACGACCCAGTGATAATGAAGTCCTGACCTGTAGAATCATTGATCGTCCACTGCGACCTCTTTTTCCCAAAGGGTATTCGGCGGAAACCCAGGTTATTGCAACCGTCCTCTCAGCAGACCAGGAGCATCTTGCCGATGTGCTTGCCCTTACCGGCGCCTCCTGCGCACTGACCATATCCGATGTCCCCTTTGACGGTCCGGTGGCCGGTGGCCGGATAGGTATGGTGGACGGACAGTATATTTTGAATCCGACAGTTTCAGAATTAAAAAAATCCTCCATGGATATTGTTGTTGCCTGCACCCGCGAGGCCATTGTCATGGTTGAGGGAAAAGCCGATGAACTGAGTGAAGATGAGGTTCTTGCTGCTATTTTTTATGGCTTTGATGAGTTGCAACCACTCATCGATCTGCAGGAGGAGTTGCAAAAAGCTGTCGGTAAGCCCAAACGTGAGATTGAAACACCTGTTGTTGATGAAGAATTGATGGCAAAGGTTCGTGAAATTGCCGCTGCAGGGATGGAAAAGGTCTTTAATACAGCCGATAAAATGGAGCGGGGACAGGTGTATGACGACTTGAAAAGCATGGTTCTGGCAGAACTGGATACGGACGGTGAAAATGGTCACGGGATATCGGAAATGCTTTCCGCCTATAAAAAAGAATATATGCGTGACAAGATCGTCAATAGTGAAATTCGTATCGGTGGTCGGAAATTCAATGAGATCAGGGATATTGCCTGCGAGGCGGAATATTTGCCCCGGGCCCATGGATCAGCACTGTTCACCCGCGGTGAAACCCAGGCCCTGGTAACAACAACTCTCGGCAGTGAGCGGGACAAGCAGCGGGTTGAAACACTCCACGGTGAAGAAACCAGGCGGTTTATGCTACATTATAATTTTCCACCTTTCTGTGTGGGGGAAGCGCGGTTCCTTCGTGGCCCTTCCCGTAGGGATATCGGTCATGGAACACTTGCAACCCGTGGTCTTGAAGCGGTACTGCCGGCCGAAGAGGATTTTCCCTATTCTATTCGTGTGGTATCGGAAATTCTGGAATCCAACGGATCATCGTCCATGGCTACAGTCTGTGGTGGCAGTATGGCCATGATGGATGCCGGAGTCCCGATTAAGCGTCCGGTTTCCGGTATTGCCATGGGATTGATCAAGGAAGATGAGAAAATTGCCATTCTCTCCGACATCCTCGGTGACGAAGACCACCTGGGTGATATGGATTTCAAAGTTGTTGGTACAACTGACGGAGTGACAGCCCTGCAGATGGATATCAAAATTGATGGCGTTGATAGGGAAATTATGTCAAAGGCCCTTGAGCAGGCCAAAGAGGGGCGGATTCATATTCTTTCAGAGATGGAAAAGGGTATTGCCAAGGCAAGAGACGAGGTCGTAGACCATGCGCCGAAATATATTGTTCATAAAATCAGTCAGGACAAGATCCGGGATATTATTGGCCCTGGCGGTAAAATTATCAAAGAGTTATCCAGCGAGTTTGATGCCAAGATAGAGGTGGATGATTCGGGTCTTGTGAAAATGTTTGCCTTAAACGGTGCCCTGGCTGATGCTCTGGTTGAAAAGGTGAAAGCCATTACAGCCGAAGCGGAAGTTGGTGGAGTTTACAAGGGAACCGTTAAAACTATTAAAGACTTTGGTGCCTTTGTAGAAATACTTCCAGGTACGGATGGTCTTGTTCATATTTCTGAACTGGCCCATAAACGTGTGAACAAGGTGAGTGACGTGGTGAGTGAAGGTGATGTCATCGAAGTGAAAGTCCTTGATGTTGATAATCGGGGCAGGATACGCTTGAGCCGTAAAGCCCTGCTCGAAAAAAATGCAGATTAA
- the rpsO gene encoding 30S ribosomal protein S15, whose translation MAQSAVRKNEIIEKFKTHDSDTGSSEVQIALLTDRIKYLTEHFKVHKKDHHSRQGLLKLVGQRRSLLDYLKKKDVNKYRMILKELDLRK comes from the coding sequence GTGGCACAGTCAGCAGTAAGAAAAAATGAAATAATCGAAAAATTTAAAACCCATGATTCCGATACAGGGTCCTCGGAGGTGCAGATTGCCCTCCTCACGGATCGCATCAAGTACCTGACCGAGCATTTCAAGGTACACAAGAAGGATCATCATTCACGACAGGGACTGCTTAAGCTTGTTGGTCAGCGTCGCAGTCTTCTCGATTATCTGAAAAAGAAGGATGTGAACAAGTACAGAATGATCCTGAAGGAACTTGATTTACGTAAATAA
- a CDS encoding DHH family phosphoesterase has protein sequence MKEKFVTVPDAVVQALEGAGNIVLFTHIHPDGDALGSLFGLADLLLASGKKVFCYLEEPVSHLYDFLPGCELANCSLDDLESFVDEASTDLVALALDCGDADRLGVHREKFLNISPFAVIDHHLSHRDFGTVRWVESSRSSTGEMVYELAMALGLEITYRAAYNLYVAICTDTGSFRYDCTGSRTLHIAAELVEKGVRPEEVGGHLFDNYSKERLKLMEFVLATMNLYESDQVAFIHVTRQMLRESGATMEDVEGFIDYPRSLRTVKIAVFLKEGKNGQVSVSMRAKGECDVAAIARGFDGGGHRNAAGFRLSNTSIETVRLQVQEKVSRVLHDQKK, from the coding sequence ATGAAAGAAAAGTTCGTGACAGTTCCTGACGCAGTTGTTCAGGCTCTTGAGGGTGCGGGGAATATTGTTCTGTTCACCCACATTCACCCGGACGGTGACGCACTTGGTTCGCTTTTCGGACTGGCCGATCTGCTGCTGGCATCAGGGAAAAAAGTATTCTGTTATCTGGAAGAGCCGGTGTCCCATCTCTATGATTTTCTCCCAGGTTGTGAACTGGCAAACTGTTCTCTTGATGATCTGGAGAGTTTTGTGGATGAGGCTTCAACGGACCTGGTGGCCCTGGCTCTTGATTGCGGAGATGCGGACAGACTTGGGGTACATCGGGAAAAATTTCTAAATATCAGCCCCTTTGCTGTTATTGATCATCATCTCTCTCACCGGGACTTTGGTACCGTGCGCTGGGTGGAATCATCACGTTCCTCCACCGGGGAAATGGTTTATGAGCTGGCCATGGCTCTCGGGCTGGAGATAACATACAGGGCAGCCTATAATCTTTATGTGGCAATCTGCACGGATACAGGGTCTTTTCGCTACGACTGTACCGGTTCCAGAACCCTGCATATTGCTGCTGAACTGGTTGAAAAAGGAGTACGGCCCGAAGAAGTGGGTGGGCACCTCTTTGATAATTACAGCAAGGAGAGGCTCAAGCTCATGGAATTTGTTCTGGCTACCATGAATCTTTATGAGTCGGATCAGGTTGCCTTTATTCATGTGACCCGGCAAATGCTCAGAGAAAGCGGTGCTACTATGGAGGATGTGGAAGGATTTATAGACTATCCACGATCCCTGAGGACAGTAAAAATCGCTGTCTTTTTAAAAGAAGGGAAAAACGGACAGGTTTCTGTCAGTATGCGGGCAAAGGGAGAGTGCGATGTGGCTGCCATCGCCAGAGGTTTTGATGGTGGAGGTCACAGAAATGCAGCCGGGTTCAGATTGTCCAATACCTCGATTGAAACTGTTCGTCTGCAGGTGCAGGAGAAGGTGAGCAGGGTGTTGCATGATCAAAAAAAATAA
- the truB gene encoding tRNA pseudouridine(55) synthase TruB: protein MIKKNKGRVTPAGVFLVDKPAGMTSFAVVARVRRILDIKKVGHAGTLDPFATGLLIVCVGRPATKMISRFMAGEKEYLATLRLGVETETLDTEGKITKTTEVGILNGSDIEASLQRFRGVQMQAPPVYSALKHKGKPLYYYARRGIEIKKEPREITVSTLERIDDGKDLAGKEVDLQVRVVCSKGTYIRSLAADIGKDLGCGAHLVQLRRIRSGCFSIEEGCLTPEDLTAEDARKRFLRKMLSLEEVSKLLQYSNDLDTV from the coding sequence ATGATCAAAAAAAATAAGGGGAGAGTGACTCCTGCAGGAGTTTTCCTGGTAGATAAACCAGCAGGTATGACTTCTTTCGCTGTTGTTGCCAGGGTCAGGCGTATTCTCGATATAAAAAAGGTTGGTCATGCGGGTACACTTGACCCCTTTGCTACAGGGCTGCTTATTGTCTGTGTCGGCAGACCGGCTACAAAAATGATTTCAAGGTTTATGGCGGGGGAGAAAGAATATCTGGCTACTCTTCGTCTTGGCGTAGAAACAGAAACCTTGGATACGGAAGGAAAAATAACAAAGACAACGGAAGTCGGTATCTTGAATGGTTCTGATATTGAGGCTTCTCTGCAGCGGTTCAGGGGAGTACAAATGCAGGCGCCCCCGGTGTATTCGGCCCTGAAACACAAGGGGAAACCGCTCTATTATTATGCCCGTCGCGGGATTGAGATTAAAAAAGAGCCAAGAGAGATCACTGTCTCAACCCTTGAGCGCATTGACGATGGGAAGGATCTGGCGGGGAAAGAAGTTGATCTGCAGGTGCGGGTAGTCTGCAGCAAGGGTACATATATCCGCAGTCTGGCTGCTGATATCGGTAAAGATCTGGGATGTGGTGCTCATCTTGTGCAATTGCGTCGCATCAGGAGCGGTTGCTTTTCAATTGAGGAGGGTTGCCTTACTCCCGAAGACCTGACTGCAGAGGACGCCCGAAAGCGGTTTTTAAGGAAGATGTTATCTCTTGAAGAGGTGTCTAAACTATTGCAATATTCAAATGATTTGGATACTGTATAA